In one window of Candidatus Rokuibacteriota bacterium DNA:
- a CDS encoding aldehyde dehydrogenase codes for MEKAQHYIDGEFVAPASGAYFESYDPYRGEPWALVARGDAADVDRAVRAAHRAFTDGAWPALNASQRGALLRRLGDLVAREARRLAELEVRDNGKLIAEMAAQLAYAPNWYYYFGGLADKIEGAVLPIDKKGYFNFTRPEPLGVCAAICPWNSPLLILAFKLAPALAAGNTVVVKPSEFTSLSTLEFVKLVAEAGFPPGVVNVVTGFGKDVGMPLVEHPLVAKVAFTGSDATGRVINEAAARHFKRVTMELGGKSPNIVFEDADLDDAVNGAVSGIFAATGQTCIAGSRLLLQESIHDAFMEKLLALARTARMGDPLEYSTQVGPVTTRPQYDKVLSYIDIALKEGAKLELGGGRATRPECGAGWFIEPTIFSGVENTMRIAQEEVFGPVLSVIRFGSEAEAIRIANDVRFGLAAGVWTRDLSRMLRVAEAIRVGTVWVNTYRSVSYLSPFGGYKDSGLGRENGQEMIREYLQVKSVWINVGAPTANPFVMR; via the coding sequence ATGGAGAAGGCCCAGCACTACATCGACGGCGAGTTCGTGGCCCCGGCGTCCGGCGCGTACTTCGAGTCCTACGACCCGTACCGCGGTGAGCCCTGGGCGCTCGTCGCGCGGGGCGACGCCGCGGACGTCGATCGTGCCGTCCGGGCCGCGCACCGGGCGTTCACCGACGGCGCCTGGCCCGCCCTGAACGCCAGCCAGCGCGGGGCCCTGCTCCGCCGGCTCGGGGATCTGGTCGCGCGTGAGGCCCGGCGACTCGCGGAGCTGGAGGTGCGCGACAACGGCAAGCTGATCGCCGAGATGGCCGCGCAGCTCGCCTACGCGCCGAACTGGTACTACTACTTCGGCGGCCTCGCGGACAAGATCGAAGGCGCCGTCCTCCCCATCGACAAGAAGGGCTACTTCAACTTCACCCGCCCCGAGCCGCTCGGCGTCTGCGCGGCGATCTGTCCGTGGAACTCGCCGCTGCTGATCCTGGCATTCAAGCTGGCGCCGGCGCTGGCGGCGGGCAACACGGTGGTGGTGAAGCCCTCCGAGTTCACCTCCCTGTCCACACTGGAGTTCGTGAAGCTGGTCGCGGAGGCCGGCTTCCCCCCGGGCGTGGTCAATGTGGTCACGGGCTTCGGCAAGGACGTCGGCATGCCGCTGGTCGAGCACCCGCTCGTCGCCAAGGTCGCCTTCACCGGCTCGGACGCCACCGGCCGCGTCATCAACGAGGCGGCGGCACGGCACTTCAAGCGCGTGACCATGGAGCTCGGCGGCAAGTCCCCGAACATCGTCTTCGAGGACGCCGACCTGGACGACGCGGTGAACGGCGCCGTGTCCGGGATCTTCGCCGCCACCGGACAGACATGCATCGCGGGCAGCCGGCTACTCCTGCAGGAGAGCATCCACGACGCCTTCATGGAGAAGCTCCTCGCGCTCGCCCGGACCGCGAGGATGGGCGATCCCCTCGAGTACTCGACGCAGGTCGGCCCGGTCACCACCCGCCCGCAGTACGACAAGGTGCTGAGCTACATCGACATCGCGCTGAAGGAGGGGGCGAAGCTGGAGCTGGGCGGCGGGCGCGCGACGCGCCCCGAGTGCGGCGCCGGCTGGTTCATCGAGCCGACGATCTTTTCGGGAGTCGAGAACACCATGCGCATCGCTCAGGAGGAGGTGTTCGGGCCGGTCCTCTCCGTCATCCGCTTCGGGAGCGAGGCCGAGGCGATCCGCATCGCGAACGACGTCCGGTTCGGCCTGGCCGCCGGCGTCTGGACGCGTGACCTCTCCCGCATGCTCCGCGTGGCCGAGGCGATCCGCGTCGGCACCGTCTGGGTGAACACCTACCGCTCCGTTTCCTACCTGTCCCCCTTCGGGGGCTACAAGGACTCGGGCCTCGGGCGCGAGAATGGCCAGGAGATGATCCGCGAGTACCTGCAGGTGAAGAGCGTCTGGATCAACGTCGGTGCGCCGACCGCCAACCCCTTCGTGATGCGCTGA
- a CDS encoding IclR family transcriptional regulator — MKRRAHVPGRGYTRTASLLAALVDQPEGITASTLAQRLDIPKSTLSLILRHFLELGIVERAHERAGVVIGPQLVRLAFRIVSNLQLPRVARPHLEWLARETHENVYLGVQSGLKAIYIDRIDGTESVRVNVEIGAPRPLHATAIGKLILAFSPPSLPEAVRRVEGLPAMTPHTITDPIRLRRELQEVRRRGFATSDGENIDGIYAIAVPIIVRGRIVAGICISVPGSQGLRHRPRWAPKMLRAAQRIGRDLAGHPQPNGSAPGRGDWGPAGRRRTRGLGRRRASARSESRGG, encoded by the coding sequence ATGAAGAGGCGCGCTCACGTCCCGGGCCGCGGTTACACGCGGACCGCGTCCCTCCTGGCCGCCCTCGTGGACCAGCCCGAGGGGATCACCGCATCGACCCTGGCGCAGCGCCTCGACATCCCGAAGAGCACCCTGTCGCTGATCCTCCGGCACTTCCTGGAGCTGGGGATCGTCGAGCGGGCGCACGAGCGTGCCGGCGTCGTGATCGGGCCGCAGCTCGTCAGGCTCGCGTTCCGGATCGTCTCGAACCTGCAGCTGCCCCGCGTGGCCCGGCCGCATCTCGAATGGCTCGCGCGCGAGACGCATGAGAACGTCTATCTCGGAGTGCAGAGCGGGCTCAAGGCCATCTACATCGACCGGATCGATGGGACGGAATCCGTTCGCGTCAACGTCGAGATCGGCGCGCCGCGCCCGCTGCATGCCACCGCCATCGGGAAGCTGATCCTCGCGTTCTCCCCGCCCTCCCTCCCGGAGGCCGTCCGGCGGGTGGAAGGGCTCCCGGCGATGACGCCACACACGATCACGGACCCGATCCGGCTGCGGCGCGAGCTGCAGGAGGTCCGGAGGCGGGGGTTCGCCACCAGCGACGGCGAGAACATCGACGGGATCTACGCGATCGCCGTACCGATCATCGTGCGCGGCCGGATCGTCGCCGGCATCTGCATCTCCGTGCCCGGGTCGCAGGGGCTGCGGCACCGGCCGCGCTGGGCCCCGAAGATGCTCAGGGCGGCCCAGCGCATCGGTCGAGACCTCGCGGGTCATCCCCAGCCGAACGGCTCGGCCCCGGGCCGGGGCGACTGGGGCCCGGCGGGGCGGAGACGGACCCGGGGCCTCGGCCGCCGGCGGGCGTCGGCGAGATCGGAGTCCCGGGGCGGCTGA
- a CDS encoding CoA transferase, with product MGTPPIPHSTAPVLGSEPQPRLPIEGLVVADLTQNVAGPFCTQILGDMGAEVVKVERAGRGDEARAWGPPFWGGESAAFLAMNRNKRSLALDLKQPAGIEVLRRLIARADVFVQSLRPGAVRKLGLDYAGAAALNPRLVYCSVTAFGARGPLRDQPGYDPLLQAYGGLMSVNGHPDQEPARVGTSIVDMGTGMWAALGIVAALRERDATGRGVEVTTALFDTALMWMSYHAIGYLGSGELPQRCGSGSAMIVPYQAFPATDGPVMIAAGSDALFRRLAAALGAPELADDLRFRDNPSRVRHRGPLVEALSARTRTHRSPELVELLRRAGVPAAPVLGVDAVMAEPQTRQSGVVVSTPHPRLPDYRSIALPIEWDRMRPPVRRVPPALGEHTDEVLAWLGYDGNEIARLRCGDAFACSEEAR from the coding sequence ATGGGGACGCCACCGATCCCGCACTCCACCGCGCCCGTCTTGGGATCCGAGCCGCAGCCGCGGCTGCCCATCGAGGGGCTCGTCGTCGCCGACCTGACCCAGAACGTCGCGGGCCCCTTCTGCACGCAGATCCTCGGCGACATGGGCGCCGAGGTCGTCAAGGTCGAGCGGGCGGGGCGGGGCGATGAGGCCCGGGCCTGGGGCCCGCCGTTCTGGGGCGGGGAGAGCGCGGCCTTCCTCGCCATGAACCGGAACAAGCGCAGCCTGGCCCTGGACCTCAAGCAGCCGGCCGGGATCGAGGTGCTGCGGCGGCTGATCGCGCGCGCCGACGTGTTCGTGCAGAGCCTGCGCCCCGGTGCCGTGCGCAAGCTGGGGCTCGACTACGCGGGCGCCGCGGCCCTGAACCCGCGGCTGGTGTACTGCTCCGTCACCGCCTTCGGCGCGCGTGGGCCCCTGCGCGACCAGCCGGGCTACGACCCGCTCTTGCAGGCCTACGGCGGGCTCATGTCGGTGAACGGCCACCCGGACCAGGAGCCGGCCCGTGTCGGCACCTCCATCGTCGACATGGGAACGGGCATGTGGGCGGCCCTTGGCATCGTGGCCGCGCTCCGGGAGCGAGACGCGACGGGGCGAGGCGTCGAGGTGACGACCGCCCTGTTCGACACCGCCCTCATGTGGATGTCCTACCACGCCATCGGGTACCTGGGCTCCGGCGAGCTCCCCCAGCGCTGCGGCTCCGGCTCCGCGATGATCGTGCCCTACCAGGCCTTCCCCGCCACCGACGGGCCGGTGATGATCGCCGCCGGCTCGGACGCGCTCTTCCGGCGGCTGGCCGCCGCGCTCGGGGCTCCCGAGCTCGCCGACGATCTCCGGTTCCGCGACAATCCCTCGCGCGTCCGGCACCGGGGGCCCCTGGTGGAGGCCCTCTCCGCGCGCACCCGGACCCATCGGAGCCCGGAGCTGGTGGAGCTGCTGCGACGCGCCGGGGTGCCGGCCGCGCCCGTCCTCGGCGTCGACGCGGTGATGGCGGAGCCCCAGACGCGGCAGAGCGGCGTGGTCGTGAGTACCCCGCATCCGCGGCTGCCGGACTACCGGAGCATCGCGCTGCCGATCGAGTGGGACCGGATGCGTCCGCCGGTGCGGCGCGTGCCGCCCGCCCTGGGAGAGCACACGGACGAGGTCCTCGCGTGGCTCGGCTACGACGGGAACGAGATCGCGCGCCTCCGCTGCGGGGACGCGTTCGCATGCAGCGAGGAGGCCCGGTAG
- a CDS encoding alcohol dehydrogenase catalytic domain-containing protein, translated as MKAAVYHDTADIRIEAVPDPILAAGELILEVHAAGICGTDVTEYLRGPIQYPIHSRHPVTGHLGPMIPGHEVAGRIVAMGAGVDGFEVGQVVASGAGISCGTCEPCAAGQTNLCVHYCTVGLERHGGLAQFCAVPASTCLSGEPLGLDEETAALAQPMAIAVHSMRRGRLRPQDEAVIIGAGGIGAFLTYAAAALGARVTVVDVVPERLRLAADLGAAETLLPTSDSPLAEQLRDRGVQPAVVYEVVGGERTVTGALEAVLPGGRVVLVGLHDDPRSLDLRRVTTGEMELVGTKAHACGVDLPEALRLLGSRRGRWTDIAPTMLPLERLVEDGILPIAERRSDRVKTLIDPWAAASRGRAR; from the coding sequence ATGAAGGCAGCCGTCTACCACGACACGGCGGATATCCGGATCGAGGCCGTGCCCGATCCCATCCTGGCGGCGGGGGAGCTGATTCTCGAGGTCCACGCGGCGGGGATCTGCGGCACGGATGTCACCGAGTACCTGCGCGGGCCGATCCAGTACCCCATCCACTCCCGCCATCCTGTCACCGGCCACCTCGGCCCGATGATTCCGGGCCACGAGGTCGCGGGGCGGATCGTCGCCATGGGCGCCGGCGTGGACGGGTTCGAGGTCGGACAGGTGGTGGCGAGCGGCGCGGGAATCTCCTGCGGCACCTGCGAGCCGTGCGCGGCCGGCCAGACGAACCTCTGCGTCCACTACTGCACGGTGGGCCTGGAGCGACACGGCGGGCTCGCTCAGTTCTGCGCGGTTCCCGCCAGCACCTGCCTCAGCGGGGAGCCACTCGGGCTGGACGAGGAGACCGCGGCCCTGGCGCAGCCCATGGCCATCGCCGTGCACTCCATGCGCCGGGGCCGGCTGCGCCCGCAGGACGAAGCCGTGATCATCGGTGCCGGCGGCATCGGGGCGTTCCTGACCTATGCGGCGGCCGCGCTGGGCGCCAGGGTGACCGTCGTGGACGTGGTGCCAGAGCGCCTTAGGCTGGCGGCCGACCTGGGTGCGGCGGAGACGCTCCTCCCAACGTCCGATTCGCCGCTGGCGGAGCAGCTCCGCGACCGGGGTGTCCAGCCGGCAGTCGTGTACGAGGTCGTCGGCGGCGAGCGAACGGTGACCGGCGCGCTCGAGGCCGTCCTGCCAGGGGGCCGGGTGGTGCTCGTGGGCCTGCACGACGACCCCCGCAGCCTCGACCTGCGGCGCGTGACGACCGGCGAGATGGAGCTCGTCGGGACCAAGGCGCATGCATGCGGCGTGGACCTGCCGGAGGCCCTGCGGCTCCTGGGCTCCCGCCGCGGGCGCTGGACCGACATCGCCCCGACGATGCTCCCGCTCGAGCGGCTCGTCGAGGACGGCATCCTGCCCATCGCCGAGCGGCGAAGCGACCGCGTGAAGACCCTCATCGACCCGTGGGCGGCCGCCTCGCGCGGGAGGGCGCGCTGA
- a CDS encoding thiamine pyrophosphate-dependent dehydrogenase E1 component subunit alpha: MGELSRDQLVGFYRTMRTIRRFEQRVVELINRNEIPGAAHEYVGEEAVATGVCHALRPDDVITSTHRGHGHILAKGGDPRRMMAELMGKTAGYNRGRGGSMHIADLELGIFGANGIVGAGAPIACGAAMAARLKGRDGVAVAFFGDGATNQGALLEALNLGAIWKLPVVFVCENNGYAITASIREMSPLQRLADRAAAFGMPGDTVDGMDVRAVHEGARRAVARARSGGGPSFLECRTYRFVGHFTAEKALGIRYRSDEEIEEWRQRDPLVTYPAWLRERQICDPAEVDEAVEAVLEDAVAFARQSPLPAAEEALDGMYATTYPGLPARGW; the protein is encoded by the coding sequence ATGGGGGAGCTGAGCCGAGACCAGCTCGTGGGCTTCTACCGCACGATGCGGACGATCCGGCGCTTCGAGCAGCGGGTCGTGGAGCTGATCAACCGCAACGAGATCCCCGGGGCCGCCCACGAGTACGTCGGCGAGGAGGCGGTGGCCACCGGCGTCTGCCATGCGCTGCGCCCCGACGACGTCATCACCTCGACACACCGTGGCCACGGCCACATCCTCGCGAAGGGCGGGGATCCGCGCCGGATGATGGCCGAGCTCATGGGCAAGACCGCCGGCTACAACCGCGGGCGCGGCGGCTCGATGCACATCGCCGACCTCGAGCTCGGGATCTTCGGCGCCAACGGCATCGTGGGCGCGGGCGCGCCGATCGCCTGCGGCGCCGCCATGGCCGCCAGGCTCAAGGGGCGCGACGGCGTGGCCGTCGCCTTCTTCGGGGATGGCGCCACCAACCAGGGTGCCCTGCTCGAGGCCCTCAACCTGGGCGCCATCTGGAAGCTGCCGGTCGTCTTCGTCTGCGAGAACAACGGCTACGCCATCACCGCCTCGATCCGGGAGATGTCGCCGCTCCAGCGCCTGGCCGACCGCGCCGCGGCCTTCGGCATGCCCGGCGACACCGTCGACGGCATGGACGTCCGGGCCGTCCACGAGGGGGCCCGTCGCGCCGTGGCGCGGGCCCGCTCGGGCGGCGGCCCGAGCTTCCTCGAGTGCCGGACCTACCGGTTCGTCGGTCACTTCACCGCGGAGAAGGCGCTCGGCATCAGGTACCGGTCGGACGAGGAGATCGAGGAGTGGCGGCAGCGGGACCCGCTCGTGACCTACCCCGCCTGGTTGCGCGAGCGGCAGATCTGCGACCCGGCGGAGGTGGACGAGGCGGTCGAGGCGGTGCTCGAGGACGCCGTCGCCTTCGCGCGACAGAGCCCGCTGCCCGCCGCCGAGGAGGCGCTTGACGGCATGTACGCGACGACCTACCCGGGCCTGCCCGCCCGAGGCTGGTGA
- a CDS encoding alpha-ketoacid dehydrogenase subunit beta has protein sequence MRELRYLEAMREGLFEEMRRDSSVIVLGEDVRHSVRGLTKGIIGEFGPARIYDTPISEAAFTGLATGAALAGMRPVVEYQINALLFVAFDQLVDQAQKLRYMMGGQGTIPVTYVITASGARRALAGQHSDHPYPLLLHMGMKTVMPTTPEDAKGLFKAAIREDDPVVVFSPAALLATKGPVPDGDYVTPLGRARVARAGADLTIVAVGPLVPEALAAAETLAQEGISAEVIDPRSLLPLDAETLLASARKTGHVVLFDDSNRTCGFAAELAALFADRAWEALRAPVRRITRADVPVPFSTPLESVVLPSRERLLEACRGCLAGVKA, from the coding sequence ATGCGCGAGCTGCGGTATCTCGAGGCGATGCGAGAGGGCCTCTTCGAGGAGATGCGGCGCGACTCCTCGGTGATCGTCCTCGGCGAGGATGTGCGCCACAGCGTCCGTGGCCTGACGAAGGGCATCATCGGCGAGTTCGGGCCCGCGCGGATCTACGACACCCCCATCTCGGAGGCCGCCTTCACCGGGCTGGCGACGGGCGCGGCGCTGGCGGGGATGCGGCCGGTGGTGGAGTACCAGATCAACGCCCTCCTCTTCGTGGCCTTCGACCAGCTCGTGGACCAGGCGCAGAAGCTCCGCTACATGATGGGCGGCCAGGGAACGATCCCCGTGACCTACGTGATCACGGCCTCGGGGGCGCGACGCGCGCTCGCGGGCCAGCACTCCGACCACCCCTACCCGCTGCTGCTCCACATGGGCATGAAGACCGTGATGCCGACGACGCCCGAGGACGCCAAGGGGCTCTTCAAGGCGGCGATCCGCGAGGACGATCCCGTCGTGGTCTTCTCGCCCGCTGCGCTCCTCGCGACCAAGGGGCCCGTGCCGGACGGCGACTATGTCACCCCCCTCGGGCGGGCGCGCGTCGCCCGCGCGGGCGCCGACCTCACCATCGTCGCCGTGGGCCCCCTCGTGCCGGAGGCCCTCGCCGCCGCCGAGACCCTGGCGCAGGAGGGCATCTCCGCCGAGGTCATCGATCCCCGGAGCCTCTTGCCGCTGGACGCCGAGACCCTGCTCGCCTCCGCGCGGAAGACCGGGCACGTCGTCCTCTTCGACGACTCCAACCGCACCTGCGGCTTCGCCGCCGAGCTCGCCGCGCTGTTCGCCGACCGGGCCTGGGAGGCGCTGCGGGCGCCGGTGCGGCGGATCACCCGCGCCGACGTCCCCGTGCCATTCAGCACGCCCCTCGAGAGCGTCGTGCTGCCCTCCCGCGAGCGGCTCCTCGAGGCGTGCCGCGGCTGTCTCGCCGGAGTCAAGGCGTGA